From one Deinococcus detaillensis genomic stretch:
- a CDS encoding class I SAM-dependent methyltransferase, which produces MRNEEQPTQPNAAGSGAASPKRSRLRLRLTPAAEGHIRRGHPWVYESSVREQNREGESGELAVIYDRQDRFLAVGLYDPHSPLRLRVLHAGSPLNLDTAWWKRHLELSVQRRAALFGPDTDGYRLINGESDGWPGLVLDRYASTLVLKLYTSSWLPHLGLLLELLSGRFGNGFSNSAPDSAPNADVPPQAGAESSSLRVVLRLSRNTQKLAAEQGFSDGQVLLGEDLSGPIIFQEYGLNFEADVLRGQKTGFFLDQRENRRIVGSMVEKLVQQGDGRRVLNAFSFSGGFSLASARAGAAEAVCVDISKHALESSRRNFALNYSMPGVSRCFHRTVQADVFAWLGKTLPADAETSEPFTREPFDLIVLDPPSLARRETEREGAVHAYGRLSRQALERLRPGGVLMAASCSSHVSAEEFFEAVRTSARRSGRNWKELRTTRHAPDHHATFTEAEYLKAIYLRVE; this is translated from the coding sequence ATGAGGAACGAAGAGCAGCCCACCCAACCCAACGCCGCAGGCAGCGGGGCAGCCAGCCCCAAGCGCTCCCGCCTGCGCCTGCGCCTGACGCCCGCCGCCGAGGGCCACATCCGGCGCGGGCATCCGTGGGTGTACGAAAGCAGCGTGCGCGAGCAAAACCGCGAGGGCGAGAGCGGCGAGTTGGCAGTGATTTACGACAGGCAAGACCGCTTTCTGGCGGTGGGGCTGTACGACCCTCACTCTCCGCTGCGGCTGCGGGTGCTGCACGCCGGTTCGCCGCTGAACCTCGACACCGCTTGGTGGAAGCGCCATCTGGAGCTGTCGGTGCAGCGCCGCGCCGCCCTGTTCGGCCCCGATACCGACGGCTACCGCCTGATCAACGGTGAGAGCGACGGCTGGCCGGGCTTGGTGCTCGACCGCTACGCCAGCACGCTGGTGCTCAAGCTCTACACCTCATCTTGGCTGCCGCACCTCGGCCTGCTGCTGGAACTGCTCTCGGGGCGCTTCGGCAACGGCTTTTCCAACTCGGCTCCCGATTCGGCACCCAATGCAGACGTGCCGCCGCAGGCCGGGGCCGAGTCCTCAAGCTTACGGGTGGTGCTGCGCCTGAGCCGCAATACCCAGAAGCTGGCTGCCGAGCAGGGCTTCTCGGACGGCCAAGTGCTGCTGGGCGAGGATCTCAGCGGGCCAATCATCTTTCAAGAATACGGCCTGAACTTCGAAGCCGACGTGCTGCGCGGCCAGAAGACCGGCTTTTTCTTGGATCAGCGCGAGAACCGCCGGATCGTGGGCAGCATGGTGGAAAAACTGGTGCAGCAGGGCGACGGGCGGCGGGTACTCAACGCCTTTTCGTTTTCCGGCGGCTTTTCGCTGGCCTCGGCGCGGGCAGGCGCTGCCGAAGCGGTCTGCGTGGACATCAGCAAGCACGCCTTGGAGAGCAGTCGGCGCAACTTTGCTCTCAATTACAGCATGCCGGGAGTGTCCCGCTGCTTTCACCGCACCGTGCAGGCCGACGTGTTCGCTTGGCTGGGCAAAACTCTGCCGGCCGATGCCGAGACCAGCGAGCCGTTTACCCGTGAACCGTTCGATTTGATCGTGCTCGACCCGCCCTCGCTGGCCCGCCGCGAAACCGAGCGAGAGGGAGCCGTTCACGCCTACGGCCGTCTGAGCCGCCAAGCCCTTGAGCGGCTGCGGCCCGGCGGCGTGCTGATGGCCGCGTCGTGTTCGTCGCACGTCAGCGCCGAGGAATTTTTTGAAGCGGTTCGCACCTCGGCGCGGCGTAGTGGCCGCAACTGGAAAGAACTCCGCACCACCCGCCACGCACCCGACCACCACGCCACATTCACTGAGGCCGAGTACCTCAAAGCTATTTATTTGCGGGTGGAGTAA
- a CDS encoding S41 family peptidase produces MSKLKNTFLTLGLALLSSAQASPASDLFGRVSELFQKEYYGWSETDRSALTDKYAAELQTRCAPEGEACSFDTGRAVLKDMFDTFHDDHTSVRDAESAQRLLEVQNDMSVPRTGLRVIKQPEGLLVVGVQPGSPAEEAGVNLYDLIQSVNGAAAGKDKPVDSLAFVRLERASTPMTLSVQRPKSVLKLLSVTPKMMKARDEPSLSFPKAGVALINFPTFLSGDSAPLFLAKIKEAQQAGARELVIDLRYNGGGRLDQCVAAASIFKPVVYQARFRGGGWSYGGLGGEQAPALSARIDHQSHVWNGPAAILIGENTASCAEVFTFFAQKSGVKAVGSSTKGVGNSGVNFYPLPDQGIFSLTMLRAYDEDGQPLPDHITPDISAPTDLRALTESGDDTTLDAALRVLSDETAAAAAADTK; encoded by the coding sequence GTGTCTAAATTGAAGAACACCTTCTTGACGCTGGGCCTCGCCCTGCTTTCCAGCGCTCAGGCCAGCCCCGCCAGCGATTTGTTTGGGCGGGTCAGCGAGCTGTTTCAAAAAGAGTATTACGGCTGGTCAGAGACTGACCGCAGCGCCCTGACCGACAAATACGCCGCCGAGCTGCAAACGCGCTGCGCTCCTGAGGGTGAGGCGTGCAGCTTCGACACGGGCCGGGCCGTGCTCAAAGACATGTTCGATACGTTTCACGACGACCACACCAGCGTCCGCGACGCCGAAAGCGCTCAGCGCCTCCTCGAAGTCCAAAACGATATGAGCGTGCCGCGCACCGGCCTGCGGGTCATCAAGCAGCCGGAAGGCTTGCTGGTGGTGGGCGTGCAGCCGGGCAGTCCGGCAGAAGAAGCCGGCGTCAACCTCTATGACCTGATTCAGTCGGTCAACGGCGCGGCGGCGGGCAAAGACAAGCCGGTGGACTCGCTGGCTTTCGTGCGCTTGGAGCGGGCCAGCACCCCCATGACGCTGAGCGTGCAGCGCCCCAAGTCGGTTCTCAAGCTGCTCAGCGTGACACCGAAAATGATGAAGGCCCGCGACGAGCCGAGCCTGAGCTTTCCGAAAGCGGGCGTGGCGCTCATCAATTTTCCTACCTTCTTGTCGGGTGACAGCGCTCCACTCTTTTTGGCCAAAATCAAGGAAGCGCAGCAGGCTGGAGCCAGAGAACTGGTTATTGACCTGCGCTACAACGGTGGGGGGCGGCTCGATCAGTGCGTGGCTGCGGCCAGTATTTTTAAGCCGGTGGTCTACCAAGCCCGTTTCCGTGGCGGCGGCTGGAGTTACGGCGGCTTAGGTGGTGAGCAGGCTCCAGCCCTGAGCGCCCGGATCGATCACCAGAGCCACGTTTGGAACGGGCCAGCCGCCATTTTGATCGGCGAGAACACCGCCTCGTGCGCTGAGGTCTTTACCTTTTTTGCTCAGAAGAGCGGCGTCAAGGCCGTCGGCAGCTCCACCAAGGGGGTGGGCAACAGCGGCGTGAATTTCTATCCGCTGCCGGATCAAGGCATTTTCAGCTTGACCATGCTGCGGGCCTACGACGAAGACGGCCAGCCGCTGCCGGATCACATCACGCCGGACATCAGCGCCCCCACCGACTTAAGAGCGCTGACCGAAAGTGGCGACGACACCACCTTAGACGCCGCCCTGAGGGTGCTGAGCGACGAAACGGCGGCCGCAGCCGCAGCGGACACCAAATGA
- a CDS encoding fumarylacetoacetate hydrolase family protein produces MKLIRFRDNQGVRWGRLDGENIRVTRSMGGEETGESVSRRSVTLLAPAEPSKIVCVGRNYIDHIKELGNDTGELPREPGLFLKAANTLAEDGGSVAYPEWSENFHFEGELALVISQTAKNLTPVEVPAAILGYTCAIDLTARDKQKTDLQWFRAKAADRFCPLGPSLETQFDPTDVRICTRINGETKQDSRTSFMIFDVVQILTYVTRYVTLERGDVVLTGTPSGVGPLERGDRVEVEIDGLDMLSTQIV; encoded by the coding sequence ATGAAGCTGATTCGGTTTAGAGACAATCAGGGCGTGCGCTGGGGCCGCCTAGACGGTGAAAACATCCGGGTAACGCGCAGCATGGGCGGCGAGGAAACGGGCGAGAGTGTCAGCCGCCGGAGTGTCACCCTCCTGGCTCCCGCTGAACCCAGCAAGATCGTCTGCGTGGGGCGCAACTACATTGACCACATCAAGGAACTCGGCAACGACACGGGCGAGTTGCCGCGTGAACCGGGTCTGTTTCTCAAAGCTGCCAACACGCTAGCCGAAGACGGCGGCAGCGTGGCCTATCCGGAGTGGTCGGAAAACTTTCACTTTGAAGGCGAACTGGCGCTGGTCATCAGCCAGACCGCCAAAAACCTGACGCCCGTCGAAGTGCCCGCCGCCATCTTGGGTTACACCTGCGCCATTGACCTGACAGCCCGCGACAAACAAAAAACCGATCTCCAGTGGTTCCGGGCCAAGGCCGCCGACCGTTTTTGCCCGCTGGGGCCGAGCTTGGAAACCCAATTCGACCCGACGGACGTGCGGATTTGCACGCGCATCAATGGAGAAACCAAGCAGGACAGCCGCACCAGTTTCATGATTTTTGATGTGGTGCAGATTCTGACTTACGTGACCCGCTACGTGACCTTGGAGCGCGGCGACGTGGTGCTGACCGGCACCCCTTCCGGCGTGGGGCCGCTGGAGCGCGGCGACCGGGTGGAAGTGGAGATCGACGGTCTGGACATGCTGAGTACCCAAATTGTTTGA
- a CDS encoding Jag family protein, with product MDNTNLDDYLANLGISEGDEAPNVVEAALGSAAPPMESQDAFSVFEQFMHGVIEHLGQDLTLTVRDTGEALEADIGGERAGKLAGRDGRTLGAIEVLAYAVLAKHAGRSDVRVRVDAGGFKRRQADNLGKLAERLAVQVAKSGEVHALQPMSPAERRVIHVALKDHSLVTTESVGEGAGRHLVIKPRTEMTE from the coding sequence ATGGACAACACAAACCTCGACGATTACCTTGCCAATTTGGGCATCAGTGAGGGCGACGAAGCCCCCAACGTGGTCGAGGCCGCTTTGGGAAGCGCTGCGCCGCCGATGGAAAGCCAAGACGCCTTCAGCGTGTTCGAGCAGTTTATGCACGGCGTGATCGAACACCTCGGCCAAGACTTGACCCTGACGGTGCGCGACACTGGCGAAGCGCTGGAAGCCGACATCGGCGGCGAGCGGGCCGGCAAGCTGGCGGGCCGTGACGGGCGCACGCTGGGCGCAATCGAAGTGCTGGCTTACGCGGTGCTGGCTAAGCACGCCGGACGCAGCGACGTGCGGGTGCGGGTCGACGCGGGCGGTTTCAAGCGCCGTCAGGCCGACAACCTCGGCAAGCTGGCTGAGCGGCTGGCGGTGCAGGTGGCCAAGAGCGGCGAAGTCCACGCCTTGCAGCCGATGTCGCCCGCCGAGCGCCGGGTCATTCACGTGGCGCTCAAAGACCACTCGCTGGTCACGACCGAATCGGTGGGCGAAGGTGCGGGCCGCCACCTGGTGATCAAGCCGCGCACCGAAATGACCGAGTGA
- a CDS encoding DUF427 domain-containing protein, whose translation MKRPAPDPVHSGQESVWAYPRPPRLERTSKHLQIWLGGELIADTAQSTHPAFRVLETSHPPGYYLPPDAFKAGVLSLARGRSACEWKGEATYWTLRGGQGAQQKVAEQAAWSYEQPTLAFREMAGYLAVYPGKMDQCRVEGEVVTPQPGQFYGGWITADIKGPFKGEAGTMGW comes from the coding sequence ATGAAACGCCCTGCCCCCGATCCCGTCCACTCCGGCCAAGAATCGGTGTGGGCTTACCCGCGCCCGCCAAGACTGGAACGCACCTCCAAGCACCTGCAAATCTGGCTGGGCGGCGAGTTGATCGCCGATACCGCCCAGAGTACGCATCCGGCTTTTCGGGTGCTGGAAACTTCGCACCCGCCCGGTTACTACCTGCCGCCCGACGCCTTCAAAGCGGGCGTGCTGAGCTTGGCCCGGGGCCGTAGCGCCTGCGAGTGGAAGGGCGAGGCGACGTACTGGACCCTGCGTGGCGGGCAGGGCGCTCAGCAAAAAGTCGCCGAGCAAGCCGCCTGGAGCTACGAGCAGCCGACGCTGGCCTTCCGCGAGATGGCCGGGTATCTGGCCGTTTATCCGGGCAAAATGGATCAGTGCCGGGTGGAGGGTGAAGTGGTCACGCCGCAGCCGGGTCAGTTTTACGGCGGCTGGATTACGGCGGATATCAAGGGGCCGTTTAAGGGCGAGGCCGGAACGATGGGCTGGTAA
- a CDS encoding sulfite exporter TauE/SafE family protein has protein sequence MILAVVAIGLLAGVLGAILGLGGGVVVVPALQFVLPLFGHAISITQAVAISQIGVLAVGVAGTAGYLQKGMIRARTGYLLSPYTIIGGTLGSYLGLVLPAKAVATVFAFLLLYSAYNLLRGLKRIEQEREPSKLVPPAMGFAGIMSGLLGIGGGTVQVPVMNLLAGIPIREAIATSTFIMGLTAVANALIYSAGGLLDFHLAAAVAAGILIGARAGTNLATRISAQNLKVLFSALLIFTALQMLWKYWL, from the coding sequence TTGATTCTGGCCGTTGTTGCCATCGGCCTCTTGGCAGGCGTGCTGGGCGCGATCCTGGGGCTGGGCGGCGGGGTGGTGGTGGTTCCGGCGCTGCAATTTGTTTTGCCGCTGTTCGGGCACGCCATCAGCATCACGCAGGCGGTGGCGATCAGCCAAATCGGGGTGCTGGCGGTAGGCGTGGCGGGCACGGCAGGCTACCTCCAAAAGGGCATGATTCGCGCCCGCACCGGCTACCTCCTTTCGCCTTACACCATCATCGGCGGCACGTTGGGCAGTTACCTGGGCCTGGTTCTCCCGGCCAAAGCGGTCGCCACCGTCTTCGCCTTCTTGCTGCTCTACAGCGCCTACAACCTCTTGCGCGGCCTCAAGCGGATCGAGCAGGAGCGCGAGCCGAGCAAGTTGGTGCCGCCCGCGATGGGCTTTGCGGGTATCATGAGCGGCCTGCTCGGCATCGGCGGCGGCACGGTGCAGGTTCCGGTGATGAACTTGCTGGCGGGCATTCCCATCCGCGAGGCGATTGCCACCAGCACCTTCATCATGGGCCTGACCGCTGTGGCCAACGCCCTGATTTACAGCGCGGGCGGCCTGCTCGACTTTCACTTGGCGGCGGCAGTGGCGGCAGGCATCTTGATAGGAGCGCGGGCCGGAACCAACTTGGCGACCCGCATCAGCGCCCAAAACCTCAAGGTGCTGTTCAGCGCACTGCTGATTTTCACCGCCCTGCAAATGCTATGGAAGTATTGGTTATGA